The stretch of DNA AGAAACATCAGCATAAACAATACTCAGTTAGGAATGCAATAAACAATACACCTTATTTTACAATCAACCAATGCGATtgtcacttcattaaaaataatttcaattttctgtaaCTACCCACCATTTGAAATAgacttgtaatatatttttgaaagagTTGTAAATTTATCATCAACCCTACAAAAATTATCACCCCAAAGATCAATAGTGGTTTTCTACATTATGTTCTTTTCTCAGCATTCACATTCATCTTgataacaaaaaatcaaaaaaatataatctgaTCGTGAATAAACGCATCTATTTCTCTGAATTATATAAAGCCTTGGTAATTGGGAATAAATACAAATTCACAATCAAGCGAAAGATttaagatctatttttttttatcggtaaaaaatttatattgatcaaaagagtaggcaaaagcccaagtatacgggaagAAAGATTTAAGATCTGAACTATACAAAAAAATGCGGGTGATACCTTAGTTCTTTCCTTCTGCGAATAAGGTGAATACCATTTTGTCAACCTCACTTTTCCTTGCCGACTAATAAGAAGCACAAAGTGAATCTACAACAAGTACAGGAAAATAAACCATTAAAGAAGCAGCAAACATAAAAACCTCATCATGCCCCGAACCCGGCAAAACTACTGCACAGTGGAAACGGGCGCGTAAAATTGTGGTCAAGATGGATAGATCTGAGTGACATGATTCTTGAGCTGACAAAGCCACCCAAATAGAGAACACTCTCAAATTAGGTCATAACCAGAACAGCCAATAGCAAATGCAAGAGTTTAGGCGTGATTTTCAAAGTTTTAACCGAATAAAGAAGCACAGATCTACAACAGTCAAAGCCAACGCAAGAAGAAATTTTTACGAACGAATACAACAGCAGCAGtgaatttaaaatctaaattagaAAAAAGGCAATGAAAGAGAAACAGatagaaaacatatatatagatagatatatagatagaaaCATAGATAGATAGAAACAGCCGTAGTCAACGACCACAATCGCATAAGGTTTCAGAGATATATAAGGAATTCGTTACTCATAAATTTCGAGCTGCAAGAAGGAGCTCCAGATCTAATATCCCTGTCATTCATATTAATTAAGCTAACAATTAATTCATTCACTCGCTAACAATACCATTTCTCTGGGTGTTTTGCAATGAGATCAAATGCCACTGCCCAAAAAGCTCAGAAATTCCTAAACCACACGCCAATTATACtcgctgcttcttcttcttcttctctgaaTTCTTAAAAAGAGGCTACCCGACCTCGAGACGAATGCCAGACACCTTGTTACAGGCTTTAGCTGATAAAGACCAGATATTGGGCCCTAAAATTGCAGCAGAAATAATCACTTAGGGCCCACCTCAATCAATAATGAATGTATGAATATGTAcgtgtatgtgtatgtatacgtattttatatatatagaaaatattagttaaatcgataaaaatgattaattgaattttaatttttaatttttttatttaataattaaaaaagtaaatattaataaattaatattttttaaaatatttaaaactgtgtaaaaaatattaaaaaaataaaaatatacatctGCACTCATAGATACACTTCTTACGATTAAATATCAGTCCGAGTAGCACTGtcctatatatattagttgAAACTTGAGTTAATCATTCAAATACATTAGACTTATTTGTGATATGAATTAACAGATTTTCCTCCAAATAAGGTTGGAAGAATTTTCTCCAATTTATCTATAAGTATTTATTGAGCATATAACGTGTAAAtacttttctaaaaatttttaagttaaaaaattataatgttctttcaataaaaaaacgCATGCTTGAGAGacgttattttttaaaacgaatTCAAGGAATTTCCTTCCTTCCAACTTAGTTTGGaggaaaactttatttttctaaaaataaatatggttgaaaataaaaataaaataaaaaattatataatatgcttGAAAATATacctataataataataataataataataataataataatactaatactaataataataataatctatatttaTGTCTCATATTAGAGTTTTTATACAAAGTTGGAAAGGAgattcttctaaaaaaaaaaaaaacataaacctAATTTGATTGGTGAGATCTGTGATCGCCGAGCAAGGGCAATAGTAAGTAGCTATGCATTGCCTGAATCCTATGTTGTTTACTTTTGGCATTTGCCAACAGCAAAGATATGCATTAGACACACGCTGGAGCACCACATGCTCAATACAACATAAACTCATCAGGCATCAATTACAATATAGATAAAGCAAATGTAATGAGGCAGTTCCTTCTTGTCTGGATCCGACTACCATCAACTTggcagccaaaaaaaaaaaattaaggcagACCGAATCACAGATATCTTCTAAGGCATTGAGAATTATCTTTGGTGAAGTTTGATCAGCATTTAACTATCTGTACGTTCATATCGTTTTCTTCACTTGGCTAGCTTGAATGAAACAATTCCTGACCCCTTGGTGCGCATAAGAAGCAGACTCGATGACCAAAGCGTTCGGCGATGGCAATTTAAGATGTCCATGTCCTACAAGGTCAAAGCACCTTATTTTAGAAACGGTGGAAACTTAGAGACCCTATTTGCaatccaaaagaagaaaaataaaagggaagaaaaaggaaagaaataagaTCAACCCATGATGAAAGTTTTCTCTAGGGTTGGTGAAAGCACTAGGCGCACTTACATGCAAGCGCTGCCCTAGAGCTTAGGCACAAAGCACAAACATGCAGGCCTGATTGAAGTGACACACACATGACAGTCAAGTGATCAACTAGTGAGGTTAAAGCGCGCTTTTGTAAATGCACTTAACTTTTGGTAAGCAGAGCACTTCGGCCTTGGTGCTTTGCACATCAGTGTGCTTTCACCAACACTAAGTTTCATCTCCACTGATAATTCTGGAACTAAATTACACATGTAACAACTGTAAATTGAAAGAAAGTGAACTAAATTATGCACTCATaactctcctcctcctctaccTCCTAATCTTCCTCCAAAGCACCATTGCTACTACTGGGACCACTGCCACCTCCCTTCTCCGAAAATTCGTATATACTATTACCACCACCAGACAGACAAATACTCACCACTGCCGCATACTCCCCTACCACCCACCCATGAAGATTCACTTAAGAATGGATGGTAACTTCTTGCAACATAAAAACTGTAGCACCATTTTCCTTCTATATGTTGAATAGAAAGTATTAGTTTAGAGATTACTATCATCACCGAGGATGACCATGGAAAGGttgtccaagtacacagggtgCAAGTCCAACAGATATATAAATAGAGATGGGGGAATAGTGAAACATTAGACCAAGTGGAGAAGCAGAAGTATTTGCTGACCATACGCTCCTGCCTCCATATTGTTCAAAATGAAGGTTAGTATGGAgatatttagaaaataattttagttgtTGTCTACTGCTAGTACTAGGTTGCAGAAAGAAAACCAGTGTGTCTCTTTAACAAAATACGCTACCCAGGGGATTAAAAATTCCATCAACCACATAAAGCATAAGAAATTATAACCACAAGTAACACAGCAATTACACTAATGActctgaatgaatgaatgtgaTTCACATGCTGTCTGGCATGTGAGGAtagataaaagaaaagcaaGGAAATATACTCATGGCAGGCGAGGATAGAAAGAAAGCCTTACAATATTTATCAGAAACCTCAAAAACGAAATGGTGCCTCTCGGCTTTCGTTCCCGAAGATAGCTTCCCAAACAGATGGATGTGTTGGCTTTTTCTCCATATATTCTTTAATAGCTTTCTTGTTGACGAAAAATCCCTTTTGCGTTAGGGTTGCAATTACGGTCCGAGCTTCTTCAACACCCTTATTCAAACACAACCTGGTGACCAAGCCCAGAAAGGTGGTGACATTTGGAGAATGACCAGCTTCCAACATCTCGATGCAAAAGGCAGCAGCGTCGTCCAACTCGTCGCACTGATACAGACCCTGTATCAAGACAGAGTAAGAGAAAGCATTAGGAGAAATGccattgttttgcattttcctGAAAATCCTTTTGGCATCCTCAAATTTGTGGGCCTTGCAGAAGCCATCGACAACAGCAGTGTAAACAACAACTTCGGGAATGGTACCCTTCTCGCGCATTAAACCGAAGAGCTTCATGGCTTCTTGAACCAGGCCATCTTTGCAAAGGCCATCGAGCATGGCCACGGAATTGGGGATGAGACCCGTCTCCTTGAGTTTCTTGAAGATCTCATCCGCATCTTGGGGCGGAGGCGGCGTTGGTGTATCCGCCTTTCCTTcctcttgttgttgttgttgttgttggagcCGGTTGGGGAACTTTTCCCCCTTGTCGAATCCACCACCAGCACCAAGCTTGAATTTCTCAAGGAATTCAAAGCTGTCTTGGTCACTATCGGCAGATGGTCTTCTGTTGCGAAAATGAATGTCGAACTTTGAGTTTCCTTGGCCTCTCAAAGGCCGATTCGGA from Juglans microcarpa x Juglans regia isolate MS1-56 chromosome 3S, Jm3101_v1.0, whole genome shotgun sequence encodes:
- the LOC121257463 gene encoding pentatricopeptide repeat-containing protein At4g38150-like — its product is MASLQIQGRISKLISKPLPRWVELRRCLSSSSLEDDGGIRGRSVRPGGGDGGGSESGEKLTDFPPEPIPNRPLRGQGNSKFDIHFRNRRPSADSDQDSFEFLEKFKLGAGGGFDKGEKFPNRLQQQQQQQEEGKADTPTPPPPQDADEIFKKLKETGLIPNSVAMLDGLCKDGLVQEAMKLFGLMREKGTIPEVVVYTAVVDGFCKAHKFEDAKRIFRKMQNNGISPNAFSYSVLIQGLYQCDELDDAAAFCIEMLEAGHSPNVTTFLGLVTRLCLNKGVEEARTVIATLTQKGFFVNKKAIKEYMEKKPTHPSVWEAIFGNESREAPFRF